Part of the Onthophagus taurus isolate NC chromosome 11, IU_Otau_3.0, whole genome shotgun sequence genome is shown below.
TAATTCTTAGATGCCTTCATTTTGTTGAAGAACAAAATAATAGAGATCGCATGGATAAATGCAAATTAATAATAgataatttcaataatgttaTGGAACGTATTTATTACCCCggtaaaaaattgtttttaaatgaatcGATGATTTTGTGGTGTGGTCGCCTTATTTTTCTCCAGTACATGAAGAGAAAAAGACAACAATGGAATCACGTTGTGTGTACTTGCGGAACCAAATAGTACCATCCTCAAAGTGCGCGTAAGTGCCGAGAAAGGCCACACTGAAAAATAGCCCAAAAGCTGTTAGAGGGAATATTGTACGCTGGTCATGCACTGTTCATggacaatttttataacagCTACAGTTTAGCTGTCAAACTATTGGGCCAAAATACATATTGCACCGGTACAGTGAACAAGAAACTTAAAGATAACCCAAACAGCATAACTACgacaaaattagaaaaagacGAAAATGTATCACAGTGTCGTAACGGTGTCCATATAGGGAAATGGAAGGACAAAAGAGAGATAAATTACATATCTACTGAATTTTCTTACGAAATGCAAGAAGTGACCACCAGTCGCGGCACTGTGACAACAAAACCTGCAACCATCATAAATTAGAACAAAAACATGTCCAGCGTTGATCTACAAGATCAAATACTCAGTTACTATCCATGCGACAGGAAGACTTTGCGTTGgtatatgaaaatttttatacataagaTGAGTCTGATAAATGCCCGGTTactttataacaaatattctAATCAGAAGGGCACGACACTTTATGATTTCagggaaaaaattattgaatctTATTTGTTAGAAATAACATCCGATCGACAAGCAACACAGAAGACACGTGGAGACCAAGACCAAGATAGCtaactaaaattgaaaaaaccaAACCGCGATGTCTCAGCAACGTCAAGAAAGGATTGcagaaattgttataaaaatgaaaaaagggGAAACACCACCACTGAATGTAAAAAATGTCCAGGTTCTCCCCCATTATGTTTTGACTGCTTTTTTGAATTGCTTTATTGCATtgctaaataattttatattttgtatccCTAAATACGGTTTATAATTTAGAGTAAGTCAGTACTTATATAAGTTACCAATTAGTTCAACGAAATCAAAACTAGTAAGTTCactataaatgttaatttttgataattattttttctatttgtacgttattcttaaaaattctttgtgGTCATAAAAGACATAATTAAACttataattattatgtatGCTTTTAATTTGTAACATATGTTAGTTATATATATAACTTATTTGACCGAATTATCTTGTGATAGATATTTACAGTACATAAATCCTAtgtacataataataaaagtatataAATAATAGGAATATATAACTTATTTTGAGCACAATAACAACTAAatcagaaaataaaaagaatttggcCACCACCCGAATTTCAATTTTCAGCTTGGCAATGAACGTGTTAATAACGCAAAAGATAACTTCACGAAACTGGACAAAAAACTCCGTGAATTTAGAAGCAGCCATTTCATCAGTCTAGACAATTCATTGGCCTCGCTTTGTGTATCATTAGTCTTTTAATCTTAGCTGTTATTGTACATTGGTATAAAGGGAAAGAAAAGTATGGTATAAAAGTTTCGCATAAAAGCCATCCTTATTGTTAGCTCATTCTAAGAGGGATGGAGTTACTACTTATAGCTGTTCCTTACCTTTTGTATTGAGAACAATGCTGAGATAGATGTATTTGGCAAACCggtaattaattcaaaaattgaataaaacgtttttaaaaaacttaaatctaGTTGTTAAAATTTGGCTAAAACATTTCAACCCAACACATCTCGTTTGCGATGGACAATTTATTAAGAGTATTTGATTATTGAATGGATACGTTAGCAAAGCGAGATTTCTTTTCATCTTTTGAAGGAGATTCATCTGAGAGTCATAATCCTGCTCCCAATTTTCCATATCCTAATTTCGACCACCCTTTTGATTTGCAAACCGGCGTTCTTGGCTACGgagatatatttaaaaagaagCTTAAAATCCTTGACGTCGTTATGTTGAATATCGTAAATCAGATTAGTAATCGGAAGAACTTTGCTCTCTTTAACaaggaatttttattaataactctGTATTATTTTGCAAGAAATGATATACATTATCGCttgaatttcaattttgaactCAGTTGTGTTGTCGAAATTCGACGAAAATGTTCTTGATTCTTTTtgcgattttaatttttattctttcactttattatttttatcaaataaataaatacaagatTATTGATGATTATCCGGGACCATCAGCAttagaattaattaagtttaactTTTTACCTAAATCAACAGTAGGcaagtttttaattgttttaatttaatgtttttataattgattttataatatatttgtttaagattcttataaatatttcgtctcgttaaacaaaaaatatgggCCAGTTGTTAAAATTTGGCCAAAACCTTTTAAACCAATTCTTCTTGTTTCTGatggaaaatttattaagagtATTTTATTATCGAAAGAACACGTTCATAaaccaaattattattgtttagcTAAAGCGTTTATAGGAAATGGATTACCCACTATGACTgatagtaattaatttatattggagttataattctttataaaaaaacttttaaaaatctgtTTTTAGTAAATTTGTGGAGACATGAACGAAAAATTTTTGCACATGTTTTCAACAATCAATTCATTATCGATTATACATCAACATTTAAAAGACACGCTATTAAATTGTGTGAATCGATAAATGAAAACTTAAATCAACCTATAGATTTGCAAATTCTATTGTTAAGATAtggattaaatattgtttatggtaaaaaataatttatacaaaGATTTAATACTAAGCTAATTTATTTTCCAGATTTATTACTTAATGAAGATATAAGTAAACAAGATGATCGTGTAAATCGTTATATCAAATCTATgaagatatttttagaaattgtgTTCGATAGAATTCATTCTCCTTTCAAGAAATatgattcaatttttaaattaaccgaTATTTATAAGACTTGGACTAAATGTTGTGATGAAGCTAGAAAGTTTGTAGAAAGTACATTAAAGAAagttatcaaattaaaaaaggaatcaCCAAATAAAAGTGATCGAAAAGACTTCATCGATTTACTATTAGAATCTAATTTGAGTTATGAAAGAATTTTAGCACAACTTCGTACGCTGGTCTTTGCtgtaattttttccaattactttattatgttagtttattaaatttctttttgaaggGTTCTGATACAGTTACATCTATAACTGGGTTTGCTCTTTATGAGCTTGCTAAACATCCTGAAGTACAGGAAAAAATTTATCAGGAGTATATTTCGATTTTAGGTGcggataaaaatgtttttgcagAATTTAGAGATATACAACAAATGACGTTCACTGAATGTGTTATGAAAGAAAGTTTAAGACTTTTTCCTCCCGGTCCATTTATTTTCAGAACTTTAATTAATCCAACAGAAATTGGtaacttaattttataataattaattaacagaaaaacatttttttatgaattaattttcagATGGTAAAATTTTCCCTGGTAACATCGAcatattattttcaataattgatTCGCACTATTCAAATTTCGATAATCCTACAGAATTTATACCGGAAAGATTTCTTCCGGAAAATGCCATCAAAATCCCTGCTAACGCTTATTTACCATTTTCATTAGGGCCACGAGATTGTATAGGTAAAAAATTGGAACATTtccaaataattatttattattttgtgtttaattttcttaGGTAAAACAGTTGGCattgttgaaacaaaatttttgcttAGCTATGTCATTAGACACTTTACGTTACATCCAATCAGTAATCACGAAAAGGAATTAGCTGGAGAAATGATTTTAACCAGCAAAAATGGTTTacctattatttttaaaaaaagaatagattaaaacagttttccaaaaactttacacaaactttaattattaattgatttattattaacaaaatttgttattcaaaaata
Proteins encoded:
- the LOC139431948 gene encoding cytochrome P450 4c21-like, encoding MFLILFAILIFILSLYYFYQINKYKIIDDYPGPSALELIKFNFLPKSTVDSYKYFVSLNKKYGPVVKIWPKPFKPILLVSDGKFIKSILLSKEHVHKPNYYCLAKAFIGNGLPTMTDINLWRHERKIFAHVFNNQFIIDYTSTFKRHAIKLCESINENLNQPIDLQILLLRYGLNIVYDLLLNEDISKQDDRVNRYIKSMKIFLEIVFDRIHSPFKKYDSIFKLTDIYKTWTKCCDEARKFVESTLKKVIKLKKESPNKSDRKDFIDLLLESNLSYERILAQLRTLVFAGSDTVTSITGFALYELAKHPEVQEKIYQEYISILGADKNVFAEFRDIQQMTFTECVMKESLRLFPPGPFIFRTLINPTEIDGKIFPGNIDILFSIIDSHYSNFDNPTEFIPERFLPENAIKIPANAYLPFSLGPRDCIGKTVGIVETKFLLSYVIRHFTLHPISNHEKELAGEMILTSKNGLPIIFKKRID